One window of Nocardia sp. NBC_00508 genomic DNA carries:
- a CDS encoding nickel-dependent hydrogenase large subunit: protein MTQIIPEPSHRTIEPDRLVEMAWDPITRIVGSLGIYTKIDFDNREVVECHSTSSIFRGYSIFMRGKDPRDAHFITSRICGICGDNHATCSCYCQNMAYGVRPPHLGEWVVNLGEAAEYMFDHNIFQENLVGVDYCEKMVSETNPGVLARAENTEAPHAGEHGYRTIADIMRALNPFTGEFYREALQVSRITREMFCLMEGRHVHPSTLYPGGPGTVATIQLMTDYMSRLMRYVEFMKKVVPMHDDLFDFFYEALPGYENVGLRRTMLGCWGSFQDPEVCNFEYKDMEDWGRKMFVSPGIVVDGKLLTTSLVDINLGIRILLGSSYYDDWTDQETFVQTDPLGNPVDRRHPWNQHTNPKPQKRDLEDKYSWVMSPRWFDGTDHLALDTGGGPLARLWVTALANLVDIGYVKSTGNSVQINLPKTALKGPVSLEWKIPAHGSNTIERNRARTYFQAYAAACALHFAEKAMAEIRAGHTKTWEKFEVPNEGIGCGFTEAVRGVLSHHMVIRDGKIANYHPYPPTPWNASPRDSFGTPGPYEDAVQGQPIFEENDREHFKGIDIMRTVRSFDPCLPCGVHMYLGKGQTLEKLHSPTQTLTPE from the coding sequence ATGACCCAGATCATCCCGGAGCCGTCGCACCGAACGATCGAACCGGACCGTCTCGTCGAGATGGCCTGGGACCCGATCACTCGCATCGTCGGCAGTCTCGGTATCTACACCAAGATCGACTTCGACAATCGGGAAGTGGTCGAGTGCCACAGCACCTCGTCCATCTTCCGCGGCTACTCGATCTTCATGCGCGGCAAGGACCCGCGCGACGCGCACTTCATCACCAGCCGCATCTGCGGTATCTGTGGCGACAACCACGCGACCTGTTCGTGCTACTGCCAGAACATGGCCTACGGCGTGCGCCCGCCGCACCTGGGGGAGTGGGTCGTCAACCTCGGCGAAGCGGCCGAATACATGTTCGACCACAACATCTTCCAGGAGAACCTGGTCGGCGTGGACTACTGCGAGAAGATGGTCTCGGAGACCAATCCCGGCGTGCTGGCCAGGGCGGAGAACACCGAGGCGCCGCACGCGGGCGAGCACGGCTATCGCACGATCGCCGACATCATGCGGGCGCTCAACCCGTTCACCGGTGAGTTCTACCGGGAGGCGCTGCAGGTCAGCCGCATCACCCGGGAGATGTTCTGCCTGATGGAAGGCAGGCACGTGCACCCGTCGACGTTGTATCCGGGCGGTCCCGGCACGGTCGCGACCATTCAGCTGATGACCGACTACATGTCCCGGCTGATGCGCTACGTGGAGTTCATGAAGAAGGTCGTGCCGATGCACGACGACCTGTTCGACTTCTTCTACGAGGCGCTGCCGGGTTACGAGAACGTCGGCTTGCGGCGCACGATGCTGGGTTGCTGGGGCTCGTTCCAGGACCCCGAGGTCTGCAACTTCGAATACAAGGACATGGAGGACTGGGGCCGCAAGATGTTCGTCAGCCCGGGCATCGTGGTCGACGGCAAGCTGCTCACCACCTCCCTGGTCGACATCAACCTGGGCATCCGGATTCTCTTGGGCAGTTCGTATTACGACGACTGGACCGATCAGGAGACGTTCGTCCAGACCGATCCGCTGGGCAATCCGGTGGACCGGCGCCACCCATGGAACCAGCACACGAACCCCAAGCCGCAGAAGCGAGACCTCGAGGACAAGTACAGCTGGGTGATGTCGCCACGCTGGTTCGACGGCACCGACCACCTCGCCTTGGACACCGGTGGCGGCCCGCTGGCACGGCTCTGGGTGACGGCACTGGCCAACCTCGTCGATATCGGCTACGTGAAGTCGACCGGGAACAGCGTGCAGATCAACCTGCCCAAGACCGCGCTCAAAGGGCCGGTGTCGCTGGAATGGAAGATCCCGGCGCACGGCAGCAACACCATCGAGCGCAACCGCGCGCGCACCTACTTCCAGGCGTACGCGGCGGCGTGTGCGCTGCACTTCGCAGAGAAGGCCATGGCCGAGATCCGGGCCGGCCACACCAAGACCTGGGAGAAGTTCGAGGTGCCCAACGAGGGCATCGGCTGCGGCTTCACCGAGGCGGTGCGCGGTGTGCTGTCGCACCACATGGTGATCCGGGACGGGAAGATCGCCAATTACCACCCGTATCCACCGACGCCGTGGAACGCCAGCCCGCGCGACAGCTTCGGCACACCGGGCCCCTACGAGGACGCGGTGCAGGGCCAGCCGATCTTCGAAGAGAACGACCGCGAGCACTTCAAGGGCATCGACATCATGCGCACCGTGCGCAGTTTCGACCCGTGCCTGCCCTGCGGCGTGCACATGTACCTCGGCAAGGGACAGACCCTGGAGAAGCTGCACTCACCGACGCAGACACTCACCCCGGAGTGA
- a CDS encoding DUF5947 family protein has translation MPFRALQRIAADRTPPPRAGERCEMCAEPIADEHQHVVNVEGRQLMCVCRGCYLLFVDQNAQLRYRAVPDRYLAFPDVTISQAEWDTLEIPVGLAFFFRNSALGRMVAFYPGPAGATESELPLAAWDSMLQRHPELDVLAPDVEALLIRMPERGTEQAGCLLLPIDACYEFVGRMRLLWRGFDGGQDVRRYLDEFFAAASARATPGGAA, from the coding sequence ATGCCGTTCCGCGCGTTGCAGCGGATCGCCGCCGATCGCACGCCCCCGCCCCGGGCCGGCGAACGGTGCGAAATGTGTGCAGAGCCGATCGCCGACGAGCACCAGCACGTGGTGAACGTCGAAGGCAGGCAGCTGATGTGCGTATGCCGCGGCTGCTATCTGCTGTTCGTCGACCAGAACGCGCAGCTACGTTATCGGGCGGTGCCGGATCGGTATCTCGCGTTTCCCGATGTCACGATCAGCCAGGCGGAATGGGACACGCTGGAGATACCGGTGGGTCTGGCGTTCTTCTTCCGCAACTCCGCGCTGGGGCGGATGGTGGCGTTCTATCCCGGCCCGGCGGGCGCCACCGAATCGGAACTGCCGCTGGCGGCGTGGGACTCGATGCTCCAGCGACATCCCGAGCTGGACGTGCTCGCCCCGGACGTGGAGGCGCTGCTGATCCGGATGCCCGAACGAGGAACCGAGCAGGCCGGGTGCCTGCTGCTGCCGATCGACGCGTGCTACGAATTCGTCGGCCGGATGCGGCTGCTGTGGCGCGGATTCGACGGCGGCCAGGACGTGCGGCGCTACCTGGACGAGTTCTTCGCCGCCGCGTCGGCGCGCGCGACACCCGGCGGTGCGGCATGA
- the hypD gene encoding hydrogenase formation protein HypD, translating to MKYLDEFSNPELARRLLDRIRAATSRRWAIMEVCGGQTHSIIRHGIDQLLPDQIEMIHGPGCPVCVTPLEVIDKALEIAARPGVIFCSFGDMLRVPGSAKDLFQVKSEGGDVRVVYSPLDALNLAKENPDREVVFFGIGFETTAPANAMTVYQAKRLGIRNFSLLVSHVLVPPAIAAIMESPTCRVQGFLAAGHVCTVMGTHEYPPLAEKYRVPMVVTGFEPLDILEGIRRTVLQLESGRHELENAYPRAVSAAGNPAAKAMLQDVFDVTDRAWRGIGVIPRSGWQLSERYREFDAEHRFAVGDLHTAESTICRSGEVLQGLIKPNECAAFGKQCTPRNPLGATMVSSEGACAAYYLYRRLDLPAAVAHA from the coding sequence ATGAAGTATCTGGACGAATTCAGCAACCCCGAGCTGGCCCGGCGCCTGCTCGATCGGATCCGCGCCGCGACCAGCCGTCGCTGGGCGATCATGGAAGTCTGTGGCGGACAGACCCATTCGATCATCCGCCACGGCATCGACCAGCTGCTGCCCGACCAGATCGAGATGATCCACGGCCCCGGCTGCCCGGTCTGCGTCACCCCGCTCGAGGTGATCGACAAGGCGCTGGAGATCGCCGCGCGGCCGGGGGTGATCTTCTGCTCGTTCGGTGACATGCTGCGCGTGCCCGGCAGCGCCAAGGACCTGTTCCAGGTCAAGAGCGAGGGCGGCGACGTCCGGGTGGTCTACTCGCCGCTGGACGCGCTCAACCTGGCCAAGGAGAATCCCGACCGCGAAGTCGTGTTCTTCGGCATCGGCTTCGAAACCACTGCCCCGGCCAACGCCATGACCGTGTACCAGGCGAAGCGGCTCGGCATCCGGAACTTCTCGCTACTGGTGTCGCACGTGCTCGTCCCACCGGCCATCGCCGCGATCATGGAATCGCCAACCTGCCGGGTGCAGGGCTTCCTCGCCGCCGGACACGTCTGCACCGTGATGGGTACCCACGAATACCCGCCGCTCGCCGAGAAGTACCGGGTCCCGATGGTGGTCACCGGCTTCGAGCCGCTGGACATCCTGGAGGGCATCCGGCGCACCGTGCTGCAACTGGAATCGGGCAGGCACGAACTGGAGAACGCCTATCCGCGCGCGGTGTCCGCGGCGGGCAACCCCGCGGCGAAGGCCATGCTGCAGGACGTCTTCGACGTCACCGACCGGGCCTGGCGCGGCATCGGCGTGATCCCGCGCAGCGGCTGGCAGCTGTCGGAGCGCTACCGCGAATTCGATGCCGAACACCGGTTCGCCGTCGGAGACCTGCACACCGCCGAGTCGACGATCTGCCGCTCCGGCGAAGTGTTGCAGGGATTGATCAAACCGAACGAATGCGCGGCCTTCGGCAAGCAGTGCACGCCGCGAAACCCGTTGGGCGCCACCATGGTCTCCTCCGAGGGCGCGTGCGCGGCCTACTACCTGTACCGGCGGCTGGATCTGCCCGCGGCGGTGGCTCATGCGTGA
- a CDS encoding NifU family protein, translating to MTVEDRLDDQDDATLGESRWREAGDRIETLLEASSAGGVLARERAEQLVREIVELYGAGLTRVLRLLDAEAIERLARDDLVASLLLVHGLHPHDVATRVRTALDSVRPYLGSHGGDVHLVDVTDGVVRLALDGSCRSCPSSSVTLELAVEDAVRAAAPEIESIEVVAAQTESAGVISADSLFSRVHAGGRSGNWVAVPELAELRAGEVGGFAVAGLTVLACRVGEDVYAYRDHCPGCDNSLAGAALERRLGFPVGDAVLRCPTCRAHFDVVHAGARVDGDGHLEPLPVLLRSGELSVAVPVGVHG from the coding sequence GTGACGGTGGAGGATCGCCTGGACGACCAGGACGACGCAACGCTCGGTGAATCCCGCTGGCGCGAAGCCGGGGATCGCATCGAGACCTTGCTGGAGGCGAGTTCGGCGGGCGGTGTGCTCGCCCGCGAGCGCGCCGAGCAACTCGTGCGCGAGATCGTCGAACTCTACGGTGCGGGGCTGACCCGTGTGCTGCGGCTGCTCGACGCCGAGGCGATCGAGCGGCTGGCGCGCGACGACTTGGTCGCGAGCCTGCTGCTCGTGCACGGGCTGCACCCGCACGACGTGGCGACCCGGGTGCGGACGGCGCTGGACAGCGTGCGCCCCTATCTCGGCTCGCACGGCGGCGACGTCCACCTCGTCGACGTCACCGACGGCGTGGTCCGCTTGGCGCTCGACGGCAGCTGTCGCAGCTGTCCGTCGTCGTCGGTGACATTGGAGCTGGCCGTCGAGGACGCGGTGCGGGCGGCGGCGCCGGAAATCGAGTCCATCGAAGTCGTCGCCGCGCAGACGGAGTCGGCGGGGGTGATCTCCGCCGACTCGCTGTTCTCCCGGGTGCACGCGGGCGGCCGATCCGGCAACTGGGTCGCGGTCCCGGAGCTGGCCGAGCTGCGCGCGGGCGAGGTGGGCGGTTTCGCCGTCGCCGGGCTGACGGTGCTGGCCTGCCGGGTGGGCGAAGACGTGTACGCCTACCGGGACCACTGCCCGGGATGCGACAACTCGCTCGCGGGCGCGGCCCTGGAGCGCCGCCTCGGATTCCCGGTCGGCGACGCGGTGCTGCGGTGCCCGACCTGCCGGGCGCACTTCGACGTCGTGCACGCGGGCGCCCGCGTCGACGGTGACGGGCACCTGGAGCCGTTGCCGGTCCTCCTGCGCTCCGGCGAGCTGTCGGTGGCGGTGCCGGTGGGGGTGCACGGGTGA
- a CDS encoding DUF6084 family protein encodes MSPVYSTTFAVLAMKPEPYAAAPILSARVGIAALAEEPVHAIALRAQVRIEPFRRGYSDEEAAGLVDLFGPRERWRDTQRSFLWMHCATMIPGFTGGAEIDLPMPCTYDFEVSGSKYLHALRDGVVPLLFLFSGTVFIKGSGGFAIQQIPWDREDKFDMPVSVWHDLMAAHFPNSGWLRLHKDTLGALAAYKSGHGLLGFDDAVTRLLARSEELP; translated from the coding sequence ATGAGCCCGGTCTACTCCACGACCTTCGCCGTGCTCGCGATGAAGCCGGAGCCGTACGCCGCGGCGCCGATCCTGTCCGCGCGAGTCGGCATCGCCGCGCTCGCGGAGGAACCCGTGCACGCCATCGCGTTACGCGCGCAGGTGCGCATCGAGCCGTTCCGCCGCGGCTACTCCGACGAAGAGGCCGCGGGGCTGGTCGACTTGTTCGGTCCGCGGGAGCGGTGGCGCGACACCCAGCGCTCGTTCCTCTGGATGCACTGCGCCACCATGATTCCCGGGTTCACCGGGGGCGCGGAGATCGATCTGCCGATGCCGTGTACCTACGACTTCGAGGTGAGCGGATCGAAGTATCTGCACGCGTTGCGCGACGGCGTGGTTCCGCTGCTGTTCCTGTTCAGCGGGACGGTCTTCATCAAGGGCAGTGGGGGATTCGCCATCCAGCAGATTCCCTGGGATCGCGAAGACAAGTTCGACATGCCGGTCTCGGTCTGGCACGACCTGATGGCCGCGCACTTCCCCAACTCGGGCTGGTTGCGCCTGCACAAGGACACCCTCGGCGCGCTCGCCGCCTACAAATCCGGCCACGGCCTGCTCGGCTTCGACGACGCGGTGACCCGGCTGCTGGCTCGCTCCGAGGAGCTCCCGTGA
- a CDS encoding DUF6390 family protein has protein sequence MSGGGAEMFARYAYAPNRLGYCGPPDAAALRDGSDEQVRAVARRFTGAWPYLQVMARMTGIADPLDRRLVESYWLGGGVGAALEPAEFTAELLALLGPVAGGYWTHLNPQLSEEAAANHCFHVFGVYPWSRLLGHGSEHPLHVLDSCRITWGTVLDRTDTEIALRCRRLHWDGQRLGLSPETVRHMPIRVDGYAAVPDVSGGERVAVHWGRLCGRLDEAQVPALEAGTVRQLEATNRRLARAAARPVSR, from the coding sequence ATGTCCGGTGGCGGAGCGGAGATGTTCGCCCGGTACGCCTACGCGCCCAATCGGCTCGGCTACTGCGGGCCACCCGACGCGGCCGCACTGCGGGACGGGTCGGACGAGCAGGTGCGTGCGGTGGCGCGCCGGTTCACCGGCGCATGGCCCTATCTCCAGGTGATGGCGAGGATGACCGGCATCGCCGATCCGCTGGATCGCCGCCTCGTCGAGTCCTACTGGCTGGGCGGCGGGGTGGGCGCTGCCCTGGAGCCCGCCGAGTTCACCGCCGAGCTGCTGGCACTCCTCGGCCCGGTCGCGGGCGGGTACTGGACGCACTTGAACCCCCAGCTGTCCGAGGAGGCTGCGGCCAACCATTGCTTCCACGTCTTCGGCGTATACCCGTGGTCGCGGCTGCTCGGCCACGGTTCGGAGCATCCTCTGCACGTGCTCGACAGCTGCCGGATCACCTGGGGAACGGTGCTCGACCGTACCGATACCGAGATCGCGCTGCGTTGTCGCAGACTCCATTGGGACGGACAGCGTCTGGGCTTGTCACCGGAAACGGTGCGGCACATGCCGATTCGGGTGGACGGTTATGCGGCCGTGCCGGACGTGTCGGGAGGGGAGCGGGTCGCGGTGCACTGGGGGCGACTATGCGGACGCCTCGACGAAGCGCAAGTGCCCGCTCTGGAAGCGGGGACGGTGCGTCAGTTGGAGGCCACCAATCGGCGGCTCGCCCGCGCAGCGGCGCGGCCGGTGTCTCGGTGA
- a CDS encoding DUF6893 family small protein, whose protein sequence is MEAVGVVSTAIVAVLAGVGLYLGVRAIPDLRRYLKIRHM, encoded by the coding sequence ATGGAAGCAGTGGGAGTGGTGTCGACGGCCATCGTCGCCGTACTGGCGGGGGTGGGCCTGTACCTGGGTGTGCGGGCGATACCGGATCTAAGGCGATACCTGAAGATCCGGCACATGTAG
- a CDS encoding HypC/HybG/HupF family hydrogenase formation chaperone, with protein sequence MCLGIPGRVLEIPEGYHDQIALVDVSGEQRKVNIGLLDDDPARPGDWVIIHMGFAVEKTDEAGAAAAMDGLRLLQRGDQP encoded by the coding sequence ATGTGTCTCGGCATCCCCGGGCGGGTGCTGGAAATCCCCGAGGGCTACCACGACCAGATCGCTTTGGTCGACGTGTCCGGCGAGCAGCGGAAGGTCAATATCGGCCTGCTCGACGACGATCCGGCGCGACCGGGCGACTGGGTCATCATCCACATGGGTTTCGCGGTGGAGAAGACCGACGAGGCGGGTGCCGCGGCGGCCATGGACGGGCTGCGCCTGCTGCAACGCGGAGACCAGCCATGA
- the hypE gene encoding hydrogenase expression/formation protein HypE — MREEGAAPATIDMEGWVCPMPLRDSPNIVMGHGGGGAMSGELIEHLFLPAFGAAAHADLGDSAVVTLGGARLAFSTDSFVVKPIVFPGGTIGELAVNGTVNDLAMSGARPMVLSTAFILEEGTALADIARIAQDVGTAALAAEVQLVTGDTKVVDAGHGDGIYLNTTGIGLVDPHVDIRPQRATPGDVVLVSGDIGVHGVAVLSCREGLEFGTTVLSDTAPLHGLVAAMLATGADVHVLRDPTRGGVAASLNEIARAANTGVALDERRLPVPDAVRDACGLLGLDPMYVANEGKLLAFVAPEDADRVLAAMRQHPLGAQAAAIGQCVAEHPGMVVARTALGGTRVVDLPAGEQLPRIC; from the coding sequence ATGCGTGAGGAAGGCGCCGCCCCAGCGACGATCGACATGGAGGGCTGGGTCTGCCCGATGCCGCTGCGGGACTCGCCGAACATCGTGATGGGCCACGGCGGCGGCGGTGCCATGTCCGGCGAGCTGATCGAGCATTTGTTCCTGCCCGCGTTCGGCGCGGCCGCGCACGCGGATCTGGGCGACTCCGCGGTGGTCACGCTCGGCGGCGCGCGGCTGGCCTTCTCCACCGATTCGTTCGTGGTCAAGCCGATCGTGTTCCCCGGCGGCACGATCGGCGAGCTCGCGGTCAACGGCACGGTCAACGACCTGGCCATGTCCGGTGCGCGCCCGATGGTGCTGTCCACCGCGTTCATCCTGGAGGAGGGCACCGCGCTCGCCGACATCGCCCGCATCGCGCAGGACGTCGGCACCGCGGCCTTGGCGGCCGAGGTCCAGTTGGTCACCGGCGATACCAAAGTCGTCGATGCCGGGCACGGTGACGGGATCTACCTCAACACCACCGGAATCGGTCTGGTAGACCCCCATGTGGACATCCGGCCGCAGCGCGCGACCCCAGGTGACGTCGTGCTGGTCAGTGGGGATATCGGCGTGCACGGCGTGGCGGTGCTCAGCTGTCGCGAGGGACTGGAGTTCGGTACCACCGTGCTCAGCGACACCGCGCCACTGCACGGGTTGGTGGCCGCGATGCTGGCCACCGGCGCCGATGTACATGTGCTGCGCGATCCCACCCGTGGCGGCGTCGCGGCGTCGCTGAACGAGATCGCCCGCGCCGCGAATACCGGTGTGGCGCTGGACGAGCGGCGCCTTCCGGTGCCCGACGCGGTGCGCGATGCCTGTGGGCTGCTCGGGCTGGACCCCATGTACGTGGCCAACGAGGGCAAGCTCCTGGCATTCGTCGCTCCCGAGGACGCCGACCGCGTGCTCGCGGCCATGCGGCAACACCCGCTGGGTGCGCAGGCCGCGGCAATCGGCCAGTGCGTCGCCGAGCATCCCGGGATGGTGGTGGCTCGCACGGCGCTCGGCGGCACCCGCGTGGTGGATCTGCCCGCAGGCGAACAGCTTCCGCGAATCTGCTGA
- a CDS encoding carbamoyltransferase HypF translates to MTAARLRRRLVVRGVVQGVGFRPFVYTTAAELALSGRVSNDSSGVVIEIEGAPADLEAFTERLHLRPPPLAVIESVEQADIAVRGGTGFHIAGTTSDGGGRTLASPDVALCADCERELRDPADRRYRHPFVNCTNCGPRFTIIASLPYDRERTSMADFAMCDRCAREYADPADRRFHAQPIACPDCGPTLSYSGPGTGSPLAAARELLRTGGILAVKGIGGYHLACDATNEAAVAQLRSRKRRGDKPFAVMVPDLVTARTIVAVDDAAEALLTSPARPIVLLARRSTLVESDGAAGASGTSGPASGSGDAVGPPRTGEPVAPGSPRRPVPAASVAPGNPDLGVMLAYTPLHLLLFGLPGDSPGPQVLVMTSGNLGGEPICYEDDDARTRLAGLADGWLSHNRRILVPCDDSVVRPLDGHELPVRRSRGYAPLPLMLPVPLPPTLAVGADLKNTCAVADGRYAWLSQHIGDMDDLATLRSFDTAQRHLTALTGVAPVQLVADAHPGYRSTAWARRHAGERSVYTVQHHHAHIAAVMGEHGLGPTEQVVGIAFDGTGFGPDGAVWGGEVLLAGYKGYRRLAHLRYVPLAGGDLAVRRPYRMALAHLWAAGIDWVEEIPAVAACPADERSVLAHQFRTGLGCAPTSSMGRLFDAVSSLCGVRHVVDYEAQAAIELEGLSRRSAEDSTEYRFPIDDGDPAVIDPAPVLAAVVSDVRAGEPAEVVGARFHAALARLVLDLALRYAAPATMVALSGGVFQNALLLARACASLRDNGFTVITHRRLPPNDGGLAFGQLLACSEG, encoded by the coding sequence ATGACCGCCGCGCGGCTGCGGCGGCGACTGGTCGTGCGTGGGGTGGTCCAGGGCGTCGGGTTTCGCCCGTTCGTCTACACCACCGCGGCCGAACTGGCCCTGTCCGGCAGGGTGAGCAACGACAGCAGCGGGGTCGTCATCGAAATCGAGGGCGCGCCAGCGGATTTGGAAGCTTTCACCGAGCGGCTGCACCTGCGGCCACCGCCGCTGGCGGTGATCGAGTCGGTCGAGCAGGCCGATATCGCCGTGCGCGGCGGCACCGGCTTCCACATCGCCGGGACCACCTCCGACGGTGGCGGTCGTACGCTGGCCTCACCCGATGTCGCCCTCTGCGCCGACTGCGAACGTGAGCTGCGTGACCCCGCCGACCGCCGCTATCGCCACCCATTCGTCAACTGCACCAACTGTGGTCCGCGATTCACCATCATCGCGAGCCTGCCCTACGACCGTGAGCGCACCTCCATGGCGGACTTCGCCATGTGCGACCGTTGCGCACGGGAATACGCCGACCCCGCCGACCGGCGCTTTCACGCGCAGCCGATCGCCTGCCCCGACTGCGGTCCGACCCTGAGCTACTCGGGGCCGGGCACCGGTTCGCCGCTGGCGGCCGCGCGGGAGCTGCTACGCACGGGCGGGATTCTGGCGGTCAAGGGCATCGGCGGATACCACCTCGCCTGCGACGCCACGAACGAGGCGGCTGTCGCCCAGTTGCGCAGCCGTAAACGCCGCGGTGACAAGCCTTTCGCCGTGATGGTGCCCGACCTCGTCACCGCGCGCACCATCGTCGCGGTCGACGACGCGGCCGAGGCACTGCTGACCAGCCCCGCCCGGCCGATCGTCCTGCTCGCCCGCCGGTCCACGCTGGTGGAATCGGATGGCGCGGCCGGTGCTTCGGGAACATCCGGGCCCGCTTCCGGCTCAGGCGATGCCGTCGGACCGCCGAGGACGGGAGAACCCGTCGCGCCGGGCTCGCCTCGCCGCCCGGTCCCGGCCGCGTCGGTCGCGCCCGGCAATCCGGACCTGGGTGTCATGCTCGCCTACACCCCGCTGCACCTGCTGCTGTTCGGACTGCCCGGCGATTCGCCCGGCCCGCAGGTGCTCGTGATGACCTCGGGCAATCTCGGTGGCGAACCGATCTGCTACGAGGACGACGACGCCCGCACCCGCTTGGCCGGACTGGCCGACGGGTGGCTATCGCACAACCGGCGCATCCTGGTGCCCTGCGACGACTCGGTGGTGCGCCCCCTCGACGGCCACGAACTGCCGGTCCGGCGCTCGCGCGGCTACGCGCCGCTACCACTGATGCTGCCGGTGCCGCTGCCGCCGACGCTCGCCGTGGGCGCCGACCTGAAGAACACCTGTGCCGTGGCCGACGGCCGCTACGCCTGGCTCAGCCAGCACATCGGCGACATGGACGATCTGGCGACGCTGCGGTCCTTCGACACCGCGCAGCGTCACCTCACTGCGCTCACGGGGGTGGCTCCGGTGCAGCTGGTCGCCGACGCCCATCCCGGCTACCGCTCCACCGCGTGGGCGCGCAGGCACGCGGGCGAGCGATCGGTGTACACCGTGCAGCACCACCACGCGCACATCGCCGCCGTGATGGGCGAGCACGGACTCGGCCCGACCGAGCAGGTGGTCGGCATCGCCTTCGACGGCACCGGGTTCGGTCCGGACGGCGCGGTGTGGGGCGGCGAGGTCCTGCTCGCGGGCTACAAGGGTTACCGGCGCCTCGCCCATCTGAGGTACGTGCCGCTGGCAGGCGGCGATCTCGCGGTGCGCAGGCCCTATCGGATGGCGCTGGCGCACCTGTGGGCGGCCGGGATCGACTGGGTGGAGGAGATTCCCGCGGTCGCGGCATGTCCGGCCGACGAGCGATCCGTGCTGGCCCACCAGTTCCGGACCGGGCTGGGCTGCGCGCCCACCTCGAGCATGGGCCGGCTGTTCGACGCGGTGTCCTCGCTGTGCGGGGTACGGCACGTGGTCGACTACGAGGCCCAGGCGGCGATCGAGCTGGAGGGGCTGTCACGCCGCAGCGCGGAAGACTCCACCGAATACCGGTTCCCCATCGATGACGGCGATCCCGCCGTCATCGATCCCGCCCCGGTGCTCGCGGCCGTCGTGTCCGACGTGCGCGCGGGGGAACCGGCCGAGGTGGTGGGCGCGCGGTTCCACGCCGCCCTGGCCCGGCTGGTGCTCGATCTCGCGCTCCGCTACGCCGCCCCGGCGACGATGGTCGCGCTGTCCGGCGGCGTCTTCCAGAACGCCCTGCTGCTCGCACGAGCGTGTGCGTCGCTGCGGGACAACGGTTTCACCGTGATCACCCACCGCCGACTGCCGCCCAACGACGGCGGCCTCGCGTTCGGGCAACTCCTCGCGTGCAGCGAGGGATGA
- a CDS encoding HypC/HybG/HupF family hydrogenase formation chaperone: MCLAVPGKVLSLHERDGTLMSVVDFGGVHKDVCLQYIPDAAVGDYVVVHVGFAIQRLDEESALRTLAEFEHLGVLNEEFGDGFEIAAKQAGVQNPAAEPPREEPEATS; encoded by the coding sequence ATGTGTCTTGCGGTACCAGGCAAAGTGCTCAGCCTGCACGAGCGGGACGGCACGTTGATGTCGGTCGTCGATTTCGGCGGTGTGCACAAGGACGTGTGCCTGCAATACATCCCGGACGCGGCGGTCGGTGACTATGTCGTGGTCCATGTCGGCTTCGCGATCCAGCGGCTGGATGAGGAGTCCGCACTGCGCACCCTGGCCGAGTTCGAGCACCTGGGCGTACTGAACGAGGAATTCGGCGACGGGTTCGAGATCGCCGCAAAGCAGGCGGGTGTGCAGAACCCCGCCGCCGAGCCACCACGCGAGGAACCGGAGGCGACGTCATGA